The Flavobacterium praedii genome window below encodes:
- a CDS encoding 2-oxoacid:acceptor oxidoreductase subunit alpha, which yields MTANNTKLQPEVLEAVVIRFVGDSGDGMQLTGTQFSDTSAMFGNDIATFPNYPAEIRAPQGSLYGVSGFQVHIGSVEVSTPGDNVDLLVAMNPAALKTNLRALKLGHTLIVDTDSFNKKNLEKAEYSTNPLEDGSLDNYRVLLVDMTSLTKEALKDVSGLDVKTISRSKNMFALGMIYWMYNRSKEHTIDFFNKTFKSKPHLIEANTKVLNAGYFYAETLELIPNSYTISPAKLPAGTYRIIMGNTATAWGFLAAAEKAGMELFLGSYPITPATDILHELVKHKHFGVKAFQAEDEIAGITSAIGAAFAGDLAITTTSGPGLALKGEAIGLAIMVELPLVIVDVQRGGPSTGLPTKTEQSDLLQAMYGRNGESPLIVIAASTPSNCFNFAYEASRLALEHMTPVILLTDGYIANGSAPWKIKTVSEMPSIKNNRIFEAKENWHPYDRDQDTLARNWAIPGTPGLEHRIGGLEKDAVTGNISYDPLNHEEMTKIRAEKIERVKFNIPNQEVEFAQEGDLLVIGWGGTYGSLHSAVKQINQEGYTSIGLAHFNYINPLPKNTEEILSRFKKIVVCELNSGQFASVLKIKFSQFDYLKFNKIQGLPFANDDLIQKFKELV from the coding sequence ATGACTGCAAATAACACAAAACTTCAACCCGAAGTTCTAGAAGCTGTAGTAATTCGATTTGTTGGTGATTCCGGAGATGGAATGCAACTTACAGGTACACAATTTTCAGATACTTCTGCAATGTTTGGCAACGACATTGCTACTTTTCCCAATTATCCCGCCGAAATTAGAGCGCCTCAAGGTAGCTTGTATGGTGTGTCTGGATTTCAAGTTCATATAGGTAGTGTTGAAGTCAGTACACCTGGTGATAATGTAGATCTATTAGTAGCAATGAATCCAGCAGCTTTAAAGACCAATTTAAGGGCTTTAAAATTGGGTCATACTTTAATAGTAGATACTGATTCTTTCAATAAAAAAAATTTAGAAAAAGCTGAATATTCTACTAATCCATTGGAAGATGGAAGTCTAGATAACTACCGTGTACTATTGGTAGACATGACTTCATTAACTAAAGAAGCCCTTAAAGATGTTTCTGGTCTAGATGTAAAAACGATTTCTAGGAGCAAAAATATGTTTGCCTTAGGAATGATTTACTGGATGTACAATCGTTCCAAAGAACATACTATTGATTTTTTTAATAAAACCTTCAAATCAAAACCTCATTTAATTGAAGCAAATACCAAAGTATTAAATGCAGGATATTTTTATGCCGAAACACTCGAACTAATTCCGAATTCCTATACCATTTCTCCAGCAAAATTGCCTGCTGGTACCTATAGAATTATAATGGGAAATACCGCAACTGCCTGGGGATTTCTTGCAGCTGCCGAAAAAGCAGGAATGGAATTATTCTTGGGTTCGTACCCAATTACTCCTGCAACCGATATTTTGCATGAATTGGTAAAACACAAACATTTTGGCGTAAAAGCTTTTCAAGCAGAAGATGAAATTGCAGGAATCACATCTGCCATTGGAGCAGCATTTGCAGGAGATTTGGCCATAACTACTACTTCTGGCCCAGGTTTGGCTTTAAAAGGCGAAGCAATTGGATTGGCTATTATGGTTGAATTGCCCCTGGTTATTGTAGATGTACAACGTGGCGGCCCTTCTACTGGATTGCCTACAAAAACAGAACAATCTGACTTACTGCAAGCCATGTATGGCAGAAATGGGGAAAGCCCATTAATTGTAATTGCAGCAAGCACACCTTCTAACTGTTTTAATTTTGCTTATGAAGCTTCAAGACTTGCTTTGGAACACATGACTCCTGTTATTTTATTGACCGATGGATACATTGCAAACGGTTCTGCTCCTTGGAAAATAAAAACCGTTTCTGAAATGCCTTCCATTAAAAATAATCGAATTTTTGAAGCTAAAGAAAATTGGCATCCTTATGACCGAGATCAAGATACACTTGCTCGCAATTGGGCTATTCCAGGAACACCAGGTTTAGAACATCGAATTGGTGGCCTCGAAAAAGATGCTGTTACTGGAAATATATCTTATGATCCTCTAAATCATGAGGAGATGACTAAAATTCGAGCCGAAAAAATAGAGCGTGTAAAATTTAATATACCCAACCAAGAAGTGGAGTTTGCCCAAGAAGGAGATTTATTAGTTATTGGATGGGGCGGTACTTATGGTTCGTTGCATTCTGCAGTAAAACAAATCAATCAAGAAGGATATACTTCTATTGGTTTAGCCCATTTCAATTACATTAATCCATTGCCAAAAAATACGGAAGAAATTCTGTCTAGATTCAAAAAAATTGTGGTTTGCGAATTAAACAGCGGACAATTTGCTAGTGTTCTAAAAATCAAATTCAGTCAGTTTGATTATTTAAAATTCAATAAAATTCAAGGATTACCATTTGCTAACGATGATTTGATTCAAAAATTTAAAGAACTAGTATAA
- a CDS encoding 4Fe-4S dicluster domain-containing protein — protein sequence MAIIITDECINCDACISECPNNAIYEPDDKWSYSDGSSLKGMVKTPKGVDVDADEENEPLSDEFFYIVSDKCTECKGFHDKPQCASVCPVDCCIQDENHVETEDELLQKKAWLHNE from the coding sequence ATGGCTATTATTATAACAGATGAATGCATCAACTGTGATGCATGTATTTCAGAGTGTCCTAACAATGCAATCTATGAACCAGATGATAAATGGTCTTATTCTGATGGGTCTTCTTTGAAAGGAATGGTTAAAACTCCAAAAGGAGTAGATGTGGATGCCGATGAAGAGAATGAACCTCTTTCTGATGAATTCTTTTATATCGTATCAGACAAATGTACCGAGTGCAAAGGTTTTCATGATAAACCACAATGTGCTTCAGTTTGCCCTGTAGATTGCTGTATACAAGACGAAAATCATGTTGAAACAGAAGATGAATTGCTACAGAAAAAAGCTTGGTTACATAATGAGTAG